From Penicillium psychrofluorescens genome assembly, chromosome: 6, one genomic window encodes:
- a CDS encoding uncharacterized protein (ID:PFLUO_009178-T1.cds;~source:funannotate), translating to MALNPLLSVFFALFLATVSHAQIITANGLTFDSGEVVSLLWTYESNGPALYDLHLCAGDETTDSYDCLAQVVRKGTFEPGDWVSFRVNQSVGGNEPNAYFLKIVSTGPNDPWSGYTYHFTLTNMKGSFPSKISNAVRSMTPALALPWTPEEDHLLEGGPTPTPTFKQSAPMGNTESVLQFPAPTENEIHGNELRKRQDLGMHTVPFGMQDGPTKYAPMPKRAGSTILDKSPTPQYPPFPFVIATTYLGAPTVQTTLSEYLSATVNPTENNVAPAAAPTLDKRMQQWLERWKD from the exons ATGGCACTCAATCCATTATTGTCCGTGTTCTTTGCCCTGTTCCTGGCTACGGTCTCCCACGCCCAgatcatcaccgccaacGGGCTAACCTTTGATTCTGGCGAGGTGGTGAGTCTGCTTTGGACCTATGAGAGCAATGGGCCAGCGCTGTACGATCTCCATTTGTGTGCTGGCGACGAGACCACAGACTCCTAT GACTGCCTAGCTCAAGTTGTGCGGAAAGGTACATTTGAACCGGGAGATTGGGTGTCTTTCCGTGTGAACCAGAGCGTGGGTGGAAACGAGCCCAACGCTTA CTTCCTGAAGATTGTTTCTACTGGACCAAACGACCCCTGGTCTGGCTACACCTACCACTTTACTTTGACCAATATGAAAGGTTCATTCCCCTCCAAGATCTCCAATGCAGTCAGATCCATGACACCGGCACTTGCCCTCCCCTGGACCCCGGAAGAAgaccatctcctcgaaggaGGCCCCACACCCACCCCGACATTCAAGCAGTCAGCCCCCATGGGAAACACAGAATCCGTCCTCCAGTTCCCAGCTCCAACCGAAAACGAGATCCATGGCAATGAACTACGCAAACGTCAGGACCTGGGCATGCATACGGTGCCCTTTGGGATGCAAGATGGTCCGACTAAGTATGCTCCAATGCCCAAACGCGCTGGCAGTACTATTTTGGACAAGTCGCCTACACCACAGTATCCACCATTTCCTTTCGTTATTGCAACGACCTATCTGGGTGCACCGACGGTTCAAACGACCCTGTCGGAGTATCTGTCTGCGACGGTGAACCCCACGGAGAATAAC GTTGCTCCCGCTGCCGCCCCAACGCTGGATAAGAGGATGCAGCAATGGCTGGAGCGGTGGAAGGATTAA
- a CDS encoding uncharacterized protein (ID:PFLUO_009179-T1.cds;~source:funannotate), with protein MATEPGWNSVAGIATNLLDGNLVAIAIAMLITFGVPVLLHVIFYRSAAAPPSSNFLLLGSSGAGKTAFTSLLEAKSSPASKKSHLTHTSQSSTLVTVGLPPDVPTASNRYRSVNDPSLKETSRNPVRYRVQDTPGHGKLRASQGISQLQAMSHSNDAKIKLRGVLFMVDTAALVDETTLRDSATYLHDVLLILQKRALNKGKSSAKVATEVPVLVAANKQDLFTALPPGSVREKLEAEIDRIRKSKTKGLLDASAGSGVETEDDEVLGNDGGLERFSFKLLEEEVGIKVDVVGGAVKGDPNEELGSGVRRWEEWVGLCL; from the exons ATGGCGACTGAACCAGGCTGGAACTCCGTGGCGGGCATCGCTACCAACTTGCTCGATGGCAACCttgtcgccatcgccatcgcaATGCTCATCACCTTCGGtgtgccggtgctgctgcacgTCATCTTCTACCGCAGTGCAGCCGCTCCGCCCTCAAGCAACTTCCTTCTGCTGGGATCGAGCGGTGCTGGGAAAACAGCTTTCACCTCCTTG CTCGAGGCCAAATCCTCTCCCGCCTCCAAAAAGTCCCACCTGACGCACACCTCCCAGTCCTCAACACTGGTGACTGTCGGCCTTCCTCCGGATGTTCCCACAGCATCCAACCGCTATCGATCCGTCAACGACCCTTCTCTCAAAGAAACCTCAAGGAATCCCGTCAGATACCGTGTGCAAGATACCCCCGGCCATGGCAAGTTGCGCGCTTCCCAGGGAATCTCCCAGCTGCAGGCCATGTCCCACTCCAACGATGCCAAGATAAAATTACGAGGTGTGCTGTTCATGGTCGATACGGCAGCTCTCGTGGATGAGACAACGCTGCGAGACAGCGCCACCTATTTGCACGATGTACTCCTGATCCTGCAGAAGCGAGCTCTGAACAAGGGCAAGTCGTCCGCTAAAGTCGCTACGGAAGTTCCAGTGCTGGTGGCTGCCAACAAACAGGATCTCTTTACTGCGCTCCCTCCCGGCTCGGTGCGGGAGAAGTTGGAGGCGGAGATTGATCGGATCCGCAAGTCGAAGACGAAGGGTCTTTTGGATGCTAGTGCGGGTTCGGGCGTGGAGacagaagatgatgaggTTCTGGGGAATGATGGAGGTCTGGAGAGGTTCAGTTTTAAGCTGCTAGAGGAGGAAGTGGGTATCAAGGTTGATGTGGTCGGTGGTGCCGTCAAGGGTGACCCGAATGAGGAATTGGGATCGGGCGTCCGTCGGTGGGAAGAATGGGTTGGACTGTGTCTGTAG
- a CDS encoding uncharacterized protein (ID:PFLUO_009180-T1.cds;~source:funannotate) — protein MTGIFTYQNFSLQDTPDLDGRVAVVTGGQAGIGQEITAQLLEYGIAKVFIVARSAPKYHEALQAWKQRQLLDEDHPRVEFVPCDLGDINAVKAAADQIKQSTEYVHLLVCNAALGVPPQYKRSPQNIDWVFATNCVGHQVLTMLLVPLLKRAVTHTNNGDARVVMTSSVLHILCRHLDLDLLTSPSRIVKWSDMWDGVWRYSRSKLGNILFANELSRRLLLDRDPAAQHIYVNSYFPGNIVTDQWTAWSAYVGRFLGGVLRKLAGFFGQSLQDGAATAVYLAASPEVRRKNYRGKYFVPIATLCAPSTTAQDPKLARHLWDWVDAQATATLGVDWDVD, from the exons ATGACTGGCATCTTCACGTACCAGAATTTCTCACTGCAAGACACTCCGGACCTGGATGGACGAGTAGCGGTAGTGACG GGGGGCCAAGCAGGCATCGGTCAAG AAATCACCGCTCAGCTCCTGGAGTACGGCATAGCCAAGGTGTTCATCGTCGCCCGCAGTGCCCCCAAATACCACGAGGCGCTTCAAGCATGGAAGCAGCGCCAGTTACTCGATGAAGACCATCCCCGTGTTGAGTTCGTCCCGTGCGATCTGGGCGACATCAACGCGGTTAAAGCCGCCGCGGATCAAATCAAGCAGAGCACCGAATATGTTCACCTGCTGGTCTGCAACGCCGCATTGGGCGTACCGCCGCAATACAAACGCTCACCACAGAATATCGACTGGGTCTTCGCGACCAACTGCGTTGGGCACCAAGTCCTGACGATGCTCTTGGTTCCTTTGCTGAAACGAGCAGTAACGCACACAAACAATGGCGATGCCCGGGTGGTAATGACCAGCTCCGTGCTGCATATACTGTGTCGCCATCTGGATTTGGATCTGCTCACCTCGCCCTCGCGCATTGTGAAGTGGTCGGACATGTGGGATGGCGTATGGCGATATAGCCGGTCGAAATTGGGGAATATCCTGTTTGCGAATGAGCTGAGTCGACGGCTGCTCCTGGACCGGGATCCAGCGGCCCAGCACATCTATGTCAACTCGTATTTCCCTGGGAATATTGTGACGGACCAGTGGACCGCGTGGAGTGCGTATGTGGGCAGGTTTTTGGGGGGTGTTTTGCGCAAGTTAGCGGGGTTCTTTGGGCAAAGTCTGCAAGATGGCGCAGCCACCGCGGTGTATCTAGCTGCCAGCCCGGAGGTTCGCCGCAAGAATTACCGGGGGAAGTACTTTGTTCCCATTGCGACGCTGTGTGCGCCAAGTACGACGGCACAGGATCCGAAGCTGGCGCGGCATTTGTGG GACTGGGTCGATGCGCAAGCAACAGCGACCCTAGGAGTCGACTGGGACGTAGATTAA